A segment of the Cenarchaeum symbiosum A genome:
TATCGACACGCCCAGGTTGAAGTTTGCGTGGCGGCCGTGGGGCTGCCTTCCGGCGTCATCCCCTGTATCTGACAGCTTCCTGGCCTCTTTTTTTGCAAATGCAAAGCGCAGTGTGACTGCCTGGGGCTTTCCATCCCTGTCTTTGACCTTTATGACCTCCTCCGGCTTTTCACCATCTGGCTGGAACATCGGCTCCCTGTCCCATGGCGGGGGTGCGGAGGAGTTTTTCATCTGGTATAGCGGGTCGTTTGGCCTCAGGTGCCTGTCGGCTGAGACCTCGTACGAGTTGTTTACGGATATCATCCGTATATCCAGTTTTTTAGAGCCCAAAAACCTGCGGTATATCCTGCCTATCAGCTTCTCCGAGTTTGCAATCATTGTAGACGACTTTTTCCACGAGCACCGGTCCAGGCCGGACCAGACTACGACGGTCCCTGATTTGTACGATCCCGCGCCAGACATGTCCCTGAGAATATCCGGCAGCTTTGCACGCTTTGGTTCCGGCACATCCCGCATGTTCTTGCCCTGAATTTCGTCTAGATCCAGGTATGTGTGCAGCACCTCCCCTGGCTTTTGCCAGCTGTACACGTCGACCCTCCTGCACTGGGACAGGGATGAATACGGGAGGCCCATGCCGAACCTGCCTATGCCCCTTCTCGCCCTGCGCGTGCCCTCTCCGAACCTCAGAGATTCCCAGAGATCTTCTTTTGTCATGCCCGTCCCGTTGTCCGTTACAATTATCTCATGCATGCGCTCCACCATGTTCGCCAGGGAATCTTCTATCTTGTCCTTGCAGAAAATCTCTATCTTGTCCGCGTCAGCCTCAAATGAGTTGTCTATGATCTCGGCAATCGCATATGCCGGATTCTTGTACCCGCCGTACCGCATTGAATCAATTAAATTCTCGTTTGACAGGATGCTGCGGCTCTTAGTCATTTCCACACATCTTCCCAGTTTGCAAATGCATCTACTATGCTGTTAAATCCTGGCAGGTTTATATCTGTCACGGTGACCACGTCGCATTCCTTGGAACCGCCCATCTTCGGGCCCCGTATGGCCCTGCCCATCATCTGGCTGTAAAGAATCAGGGACTTAGTGGGGCGGGCTATGAGAACGGCCGATGTCTTGGGCGCGTCAAAACCGGTGGTCAGCACGCCGAAATTGCACATTATCCTGGTATCTGCAGTGTCCTCCCTAAAGTGGTTGATCAGGGAGTTTCGCACGTCCTTTGGGGTGTCGGAATCTACATAGGATGCATCGTGCCCCATTGTGTGCAGTACTAGCGATATGTCGCGGGCATGGCGTATGCCGGCGGCAAACACTATGATGCGCCTGTGGTCTCTGGCAAGCCGCTTGATCTTGTCAATTATCAGCATGTTCCGCTTGGCATCGCGGGCCAGCTTGTCAAGTATGTCGTTGGGTATTTCAAGTGATTTTGCAATTCTTTCCATGTCGGAATTCGTCAGCATGCCGTCATGCCTTATCTGCTCAATGTTGGGCTTTGCCAGGTATCCATCCTTTATCAAAAAGCTTACGGGATCCGTGCCTGTCTCTATCGTCACTTTTTTTTCGTTAAAAAACTCTGCAAGCTTTCTATCTTCAAGGGGGCTGTTCCACGTCCTGCCGGGGGTGGCACTAAGGCCGACAAGGTTGACATCATGCTTTTCCACCAGATAGCCAAGCACAAGCTTGTATGTCTCTGCAATGGCCTGGTGGGCCTCGTCAATTATTACCAGCGATGCCCTGTCGGCCAGCGTGGTCAGCAGCATGCTGTTGGTCCGCGCCCGCCTGTACACCTTGGAGAGGCCTGCAACGATCAGGCCCGACCTGCATTCGCGGCCAAGTACGTCCGTATCATGCCCCCCAAACAGCCTGTAAATACTGACATCTCTGTTCCCGGTGTGCCTCCATGCCGACTTGAACTCTTCTATGGCCTGCTCGCACAATTCCTCGCTGTATGCAAGCCAGATTACTAGCGATGAGGGGTTTTCCAAAAGCAGGTCGGCCACAACCCGCATCGCAATCCGAGTTTTTCCCCCGCCCGTTGGAACATGTAGGAGGACGCGCCCTCCCTCATGTTCCAGAATGTCCTTGATTCTGCTGACTGCGCCAATTTGATACTCAAACAGGGGCCGTTCTGCCTTGACCAGCTCAATATCCGGCGGGCCTTCGTCCGGCCGGTGTTCGATCCACGGTACGCCAAAGAACCCAAAGAGAGCCTGCTCTGACTCTGAATTCTTTCTAAAAGACATGCGGGTTATGCTCTGATACGCGTCCTCCGCACTGTCCATCCCCAGTCTTTTTGCGAGCCTGGTTATGTCGTCCTGCCTCATGCTCATAACTATGGCACTGCGCATATCCTTACTGCGCAGCATCTCTGCATGCGACATCCTGTCCAAGACGAGGGATGCCAGGGCGTGCAGCTGTGTCTCTTGCCCTAGTGCGTGCAGGATGTCTATGCAGTTTTTGCCGAGAAACACGTCTTGTATCTTGACTATGCCCATGTTTGTAATTGCTCTTTCTAGTTCACGGTTTTCAGGATGCATGATCTGTATATTATGACATTACAAATGGCAGACGGTGCATGGCGTCTTGTCGTCGTCATCGTCAAGCGCGTCGGATAGCACGTCCATCAACGGGACGTTCTTTCTCTTCTCCTTTGCCTTTTTGAGGCTCTTTTCATGGTTTGCCATTATGTCGTCTCTCCTGTCTAGCAGTTGGGTCAGGGTCTCGCCCTGCGACCAGGTATACTGGCTTCCTTTCATGCCCTGCGCGCTAAAGTTGGCATCGCCAGCGACCCCTGCGTCCTTGAGGACCTTTTGTTCTATGGCCACCGCACGTTTGAACAGTTCGGGGTGATGGTCCGCCAGCCCTACCCACTCTGCCTTTCTCTGGAAGAAGCAAAAGTAACAGCCTGAGCGGGTGCGCCACTTGTAGTATTCCGGGAGGTTTATCCCCGCATCATCAAGTATCTTGATGACGCCGGCGTGGTCTATGCCGTCGTCAATGAACGGAAACATGGTCTTTATGTTGGGCTTTGTGGAGACGTAACCGGTACGGTTCTTTTCATCGGCCCTTATGGCCACGTATGATATTACCTCCTCGTCCCCGAGCCAGTCTTCTAGCGGCTTTATCTTGAGCAGATTGGTGCACCAGCGCATCTGAGGGGAAGGCAGGGCTCCCCTGAACACCTCGAAATAATGGTCAAAGCTCCTAGTCGAGTTGAGCTTGGTTATCTTCCTGCCCAGCACTACCTCGAGCTTTGCCAAGTATGCGTATGTCTCGGGCAGCTCGGCCCCTGTATCGCAGAAAAAGTATTCCATGTCCGGCACCTTGTCGCGCATGTATACTGCAAGCGCACTCGAGTCCTTGCCGCCCGATATGCCGCAGACCTGCTTTACCATGCGATCACCGTATCTTGGAGGCCAGCCCGTCGAACTCTTTCTTGGTCACGGTAAGGCAGAACAGGACCTTGTTCGGCTTTTTTGCGTTCTTGATCATGGGGTAGAACTTGATTGTGTACTTGCCGTCGGTCTTTGTGACTTCGTATGGGCGCTCTCCTATTTTTTCCCTCATCATGTTATAGCATTACTTCCACGTATTTATGTGCGCCCTTACCGAGTAGGTCAAGATCATCTTCGTAGCCACAAGGCGCACTTATGAACATGGATGCCATGCTGAGGACGTCATGCTGATCGGAAGAATGTGAGATCGCATCTGTGTGGCCTACTCTTGAGATCCGTTAGTATGTAGATAAAAACAAGCAGTTCCATTAGAAACGGTTAAAACCACATACATATAGTCGATTTGTTTGTCTAGCATTTGTAGCGCCAACACTGATTCATTGGGTGGCATACTGAATGGAAAAACTCGCTATACCATACCCGATTATCAGAGAAGATATATTTGGCCATCCGAGAGCGTCGAAATTCTATACGAAGATCTGGTGCTAGATTATGATGAAAGCGGAGAAGGGTACCTACTAGGCCCAATTGTAACCAAACAAGTATCTCCTAGATGTAAGGAAATCATAGATGGCCAGCAGCGCTTGATTAGCATGACGCTTTTGTTCTGTACGCTACGGGATTGTGTGGTTGAAAAACATCCACCACCCCCTGACGGCAGAGCGACTTTTGAGAAGTTCATAAAATCTATTAACATTGCCATACAGGATGATAAAGGAGAACCCCTAATCGAATTAAACAATCGTAAAGCACGTGAGATTTTCAAGAAAATATGCGCTAGTTCAGACTGGAAACAAAAAAAACTTAAACACCGCCTGTTCTCGAACTATTTTGAGTTATTTAGCAGTGTGGAGGAGCTATGCAGTAAACGTTTTAAAGAAAGCAAAACGTATGGCGACGGAATAACCGCGATTAGAGAGTTGTTTGACAGGCTCAAGGCATACACCTATTTCATATCTGTTATGATACAGCATGATGATTACACATTTCCCGTCTTTCAATCCCTCAATTCAAAAGGACAACCATTACACCAGTCAGATCTAATCAAATCCCATTTGTTAAGCATAGCTAACAAAAATGGCAAAAAATTCTACGATGAAGTTATTGGCAAATGGGATCAGATAACCAATCTACCAGAGAAGGAAAGTAAAAAAATTGATGAATTGCTCTACCATACAGCACTATCCCGTGAGTGCGAGGATAAAACATCTGCCAAAGAAATCCGTAAGAATGACATGTACAAGAGCACTAAATACATAAAAACTCCTAATCAGATAAATGATTATCTAGAAAATCTAGAGGAAGATGCCGAAATTTATAAAAAAATAGCCAATCCAGCAGCATTAAAAACCACTATTGACAGATATGCCCATATTCTTTATGGAGCTGATCAAATTGGCGCTCGGTATTTTAAAAGAGCCATAATTGCTACACATAGAAAGAAAATAGATTCTGATGCTGTTAAACTGCTAGATTGCTTGGTCAAGTTCTTTTTTGTGTACAGGACGATTTGTAAGAAAGACATTGATCTATTGAAAAGCATTGCACATACTGTCACATGTAAAATCAACCAGAAAAAGGATCTGGGCGAAATATTATGCAGCATATTGATAAATGATAAAGGACGTCAGAATGTAGGGTACGATGAATTTGCCAAAAAAATAAGAGAGAGGACAGATAATCTTACAAACAATGTACTCAAATACATACTTTATTCGATCGAGTATAAGCTACAGGAGCCGCGTCCGGTAAAAAATACCCCCAATCTTGAATTGGAGCATATTCTTCCCCAAAAACCTGACAAAAAAGACTGGCACAATGCACCAAAACCAGATGAATATAAAAACGATCTAGGTAATGTCACGTTAATCAAAGAGAAATTTAACAAAGACATAAAAAATCATGGTTTTATCAGAAAACGTGACGATGTGAAATCTGGTTACAAAGCATCGAAGTTGGAAATTAACCGACTTTATCTTAATAATTACAATACGTGGGATGTGAAGCAGATAGAGGAACGCAGGGAGAATCTGTGCAAAAAAGCAGAGGAGATCTGGGATCTGTCGGAATATACCAAAATGGCCGAAGCGTACAAGGAAAAATCCAAACGCGGATGACGGCAAATACAGGATAACACACGGGACAGTCGATAAACAGTTAATTGCGTGCCTGTCCGGTTGCACGATATGGATGGGCAGTAGATGCACACACGGGACCGCTCAGCGTCTGCCTTTGGCGGTCCGCGCCAAAAGCGCAAGGCGTGCCCCCCCCCCCCCCCCCGAGTAAATTTCACTCGGCTGTTCTAGCAGGTGGCATAGCCTTGGGCCTGCACAGACGCGGCCGCATGATCGCCATTTCAGCATCCCTTGTATTCCTGTCCGTACTTGTGGCGTTCTCTGCAGGAGCGCCTTATTCCCAGGCAGAGGAGGGGCACATACAGCTGGTGCACCGCACGATAGACGGGGAGCTGGCCGTATCCATGGTACCAGTGCCGGTTACGTCCGTCGAGACATTCGAGCCGCCGCGGCAGTTCCAACTGGAGGCGGACCCCGGCGCAAAGATATCCCCCGCCCTTCAGAGGTATGCCGAGACCGGGGTACACCCCATGTGCGGCCGGGATATGGACGAGCAGGCGGAACTGCGCTTTGACATTGACTGCTCTGTGCCCGGCGACTTTGAGAACCGTTACACCTCCGTATTGATAATGCTCAAGCAGGAGCGGAGGGCGGTAAACTATGCGGAATATAACTACGACATGGAGACGGTATACGGGCTCTTGCGGGAGGAGGGCGCCAGAAGGTCCGAGGCGGTGGCTGCACCCACAGAATCCGTAAAGGAATACCTTGGGAGCAACAATGCGACTGGAATAGAGGTGTATTCTGCGATAGGGGGCGTGGTGGCACAGGTACCAGGCTCGCTCATGCCGGGGATAGCTGCATTGGAATGGGTGGAGAGCGTGGATATCACAGAGTACCTGTCCCCTCTCTTGCTGGACTCGACGCGAAGGTCGACGGGGATAAACTACCTGTATGATGGCGGCTTTGGGGGCAACGGAACCAGAATAGCCACTATCGACAGCGGTTTGGACATTGTAGACGGAAGCTACGACAATGTTGCCTTTACTGCCGATATAGCCCATGACGACCTTGATGACCTTGACGATGACCCCAACACAGATGATCCCAAGGTGGTGTACATTCGGGATGTGTCATTTGACGGCTTTGACAATCCCGTGTATTGCGCCCCTCATGGCACCCAGGTGGCCGGGGTAGCCGCCGGCACCGGCTCGATTGATTCGAGGTTCCGTGGCTTTGCCCCATATGCGGAGCTAATCGTATACACGGCCTGTTTTGACGACGATATTGACACCCTTGCCGCCCTGATCGCCATAGATGATCTGATTAACAACACCCTGGAGGCTCCGGATGAGGGAGCTGACGTACTTACCCTGTCCTTTGGCGGCTTGGGGGAGGGTTACGGCACCGGTTTAGATGCACTCTTCGGTGACTTGGCATATGACAGCGGCATTGCGGTTACTTGGGCGGGGGCCAACGAGCTGCCAGATGCCCGGTTCTTCAACGATTCAGCTGATGGCCACAAGATGTTTACAGTGGGCCAGACGTTCGAGGACGGTAGCAACACAGACTCTAGCAACTACGGTGTCACCCTTGATGGCAGGATAAAGCCCGAGATAGTGGTCCCGGTAAACCCGATAACACTTCCCACGGTGGGCAACACGTATGCTGGAGGCATATCCGGCACGAGCTTTGCAACCCCCGCGGTTGCGGGGGCCATGGCGACCATGATTGGGTTGTACAAAGAACAGGGCCTGGTGCTGGAGCCGGGTCATGTATACGCAATGATACTCAGTCAGGCCGACGGGACCGGAAGGGGGAACTTTACGGACATACACATGGATGACAGGCGGGGTGCGGGGGTCATGGGCATGGACTATGGCCGAATGGAGACGCGATCGGGCTCGCACATGTTCAGCTCCACGGGCAGTGTTACAATCCCCCTAGTCGACATACCGGAAAGAACAGAGAGGATAACTGCCGCGCTGTGGTGGCCAGAAGAAGCTCTGGATACGGAAACCTTTGACGGGGCCGACCATAATGAGATACACCTGAATCTGAGGCTCAACGGCGCAGCAGAGGTATCATCTACAAACCCGGACTCGGTACTGCAGAGGCTAGTGCTGGAGGACCCCGTGGCAGGCAGCTCTGGATATGACCTTGTAATCGATTTTGTCGGGGGCGAGGCTCCGCCACAACAGGTGTTCTACTCGTACACACTATTCTCAGAACAGGACGAGTTTGCCGTGGATTATGCAGCGCTCGCGCCTGACGGGGGGAGCATCAGGATGGGCTTTTCTCGGGAGGTGGACCCATCCTCGGCGGGTGCCGCGGCCTTCGGCGTGCCCGGCAGCAGCGTCACGGGAACTGTAGTGTCCGGAAGCGAGGTGCTCCTCTCGCTGTCCGACCCCCTGCCAGTGGACAAGCCGCCGGAGATAACCCTGTACGGGTCTGTTGCCCCTCGCAATGGCGACGAGCGGCTGGCAATATCGGAGGTGGCAGGCATAACGGATGTCGGCGGGGTGCCGCTTGGAACGATATTTGATATTGCACACAACTCGACCCATTTTTTCCTTACCGATAACGATAATCCCACACTGCACATATTTGACGACGCCCTGGATCCCGTGGATCTTGTCGATGAGACGTCTCTTGGGGAGGCATGGTCCCCCACCGGGGTGGGGGTCAACGGGACCCACATTGTAGTGGCAAGCAACTTGGGACGTGTACACGTACTGGATCCTAGTGGGAATCCAGCGGACAGCTTTGACATATCAGGAATCCTTACAACCACGTACGACTTGGCGCTGGGCCCCGGAATTATCGTATCCGATCCGACAAATGGTACTGTGACTGTATTTGAGCCCGACGGCAGCGGCTACATTGCCTTTGGTAATGACAGTCAAGCCGATCCCTCTGATGCCGGACAGTTCTTTATCCCTCTGGGCGTGTCATCCAACGGGACCCATATCTTCGTAGCCGACAACTTTAACTTCAGAATACAGGTGTTTGACGGCAGCGGGACCCTGCGGGATATACTTGACGGGTTCACGGTCCCGGAATGGAGTTTCTTATTTCCTCGGGACGTGTACGTATCTGGCGATATCATGCTGGCGGTGGACGATTTTGGTTCTGCGGTCATAAGCAGACAAGGCGACATACTGCAGCAATTTGGCAGGCCCACCCAGGGGCATGTACCCGATACTTTGACATCCAACGGAACCCATGTGTTTGTCTCAGAGTTTCCAGTTTTTGATGCAACATCCCCGGTAAACCGGGTCCGCGTGTACGAGTACCACACAGTACAGGCCACTGGCGCACCCCGTGTGATCTCCGTGACGGCGCCTGCGGGCACGTACGGGAGCGGCGCCACCATCCCAATCACTGTGACATTCTCCGGAGCAGTGGACGCCACCGGCATCCCACAGCTGCTCCTGAATATACCCGGGGCGGCCGCCAACTATTCCTCGGGCACGGGCACCACAGATCTCGTCTTTGAGTATGCCGTACTCCAGAATCACAGCTCGCCGGCGCTCAACTATTCCGACGTGGACTCGCTTGTGCTTAATGGCGGCTCTATAACGGCAGAGGGCTCAATAGTGCCGGCATTTCTGGAGCTGCCGCCCCCTTCGGCTGCATCATCGCTTGGCGGGTCAGGCGTGGTAATAGAGGCGCCGGGGATCATGCTAGTGCTCGTGGACTCGCCGATGTCATCAGACGGGCTGCGGGTCTCCGCCCCCATGTCCCGCAGCATAGATGTCTCCGATTCCCCCACCCTCTCTGTGATGGTATCTGGGATGGGAATGACTTCGGCAGATACAACGGAGACCCCACTCATTGACGACGGGGCCTCGTTGTCCTTGTCCCTTGGTCCTGCCGATACATCGGCAGTGGCCGACAATGCAGAGGTGGTACTCGGGGGCAAGCCGCGGGCGGCAGACGCACCCGGCACTGTCGAGATTATCTCCCTGTCGGTCTCTATGAGTGCGGAGGAGGGCCCTGTCTTGTCCGAGATGGTTACCGGCATGGGCACTATATTCCTGGACTTTACAGAGGCGCCCAGCCTGGAAGATGATGCGTACACTGTCCCGAGGGTGCGGTCTGTCTCTGCCGATTCTTCCGCTGAAAAAGAGAACGGGACAGTCTCCATAACCATCGTGTTTAGCGAGCCCGTAAACGTGACGGGATTCCCGCTGCTCAGGCTTGACGTGGGTGATGATGCCAATTATACAACGGGCTCGGGCACCACCAACCTGACTTTCAGCTATACGGTGGACGCGGGCCACAACTCGGGCGACCTATCCTATGCTGGAACAGGCGCGCTTGACGGCAACATAACGGCATCCGATGACGGGGCGGCGGCCAACCTTCTGCTGCCCCGTCCCGGCTCCCCGTCGTCTTTGTCTGGCAGCTCAGACGTGGTAATAGATACTATGGCCCCCGGGATAGTGCGCATCCTGGCCACTGGGCACAACACACTGGAGGCCACGATGAGCGAGCGGCTCGATGCGGGCACCGGCAGGGACAACATCACACTTGTAACAACCGGCAACGGCTCTGGCGCCGCCAACGTGACACTGGTGGTCCCGGTGGCAGAAAACAACCTGCTCATTACTACCGACCACAACCTCACATCGATACAGAACATCACTGTCCGGTTTGCGAACGTGGCAGACCCCGCGGGAAACCCGCTTTCCCCAGGCGAGTACAGCCTCTCCGATAACGACAAGGCTCTCATTGGCGGGCTGCCACTCAACATAACAGACGCCGACAACCTGCTGGTCATACACGAGGGGATGCCCGGGGACCTGCTCATCGAGGACGGCACATCCGGGAATATGCCGCTCATACTATACCTTGGGCTCACTGTGGAGAATGATACCGCCACGCTGCCCCCGTCGGTGACCATCCTGTCCGGAGGCTCCACCGTTTTGCTGCCGGCAAACCTGAACCTGACGGGGTTCAACGGCACACTGCAGATAGCCATCGAAGAATCAGACAGGGTGCCGGACGTGGACGGCACTCCCCAGGACGGCGCCATAGAGGTGGGACTGCCGGATGCGGACCTTGAGCTGGGCAGCCCTGTCAGTATTTCCCTGGGCGGGCAAGGGGGGAACACCGGATACCGCATAAACTCGGCTGATTCCACCACGCCCATAGACGCACGGTGCACCGCGGATAGAGCGGCAGGCGCTGTTGCACAGGCAGAGAGCGGCGGAGCCTGCTCGCTGGATGTAGGCGGGAACCTTACGATATGGACATACGGCCTCTCTGCATTTGGCTCGTACATACCCGCGCCCGAGTCCCGCGCAGATCCGCTGCCTGCGCCAAGGCCGCGCGGGGGCGGAGGAGGAGGCGGGGGCGGCGGAGCCGTCGTCTCCGGCGGCATCACTGGCCAGACCGCCTCGCTTGGGTTTGCATCCGGAGGGCAGGATGCAAGAGAATCCCCCTCGGGGATACGCATTGCGCCCGAGGGCACGCTCGTCATAACCCCGGAGATAGAATCCGACGTCTTTGCGGCAAGGGTATTTTCGATGGAGGTGATCCTGTACGGGATGGGCGCCCAAGAAGACGCCCGCGTCAGGTATTCGGCGGTCCCGGTGCTGCTCAACTCCGAGCAGTGCGACGGAGAATCGCATGTAGAGGACCGCATATTCGCATGCGATGCATCTTCTGTGATCTCGGAGGGGCAGGCCGGGTATACGCTTGATGCATCGGGCCGGCTGAGCCTCGAGATACCGTTTGAGGGCGAGTTTTCCGGTACCATGAGTGTCATGTTGCAGGACAACCGCGGCATACTGTTGCTCTCGCATGAGCGGGATGTATACGAGCTAGACGCGGGGCAGGCAGCGGGGCCATCCTTGGAGGCATCCAGTGCGGATGAGCCCGGCGACGGGCCCGTCGTAATGCAAGAGCCTTCGCCGGAGGAAGCCGTTCCACAGGATCCCGCCGCGGAGGCGTCCATGGATGCCGAGCCTGAACCAGAGCCTCTGGTGCCCGCAGAGCCTGATGATGCAGAGCCGCGCGTCGTACCTGCAGAGCCCGGAATACCCGGGGATCCCCCTGCAGTGCCCGCAGAACCGGGGCCTACCGACCTGCTTGGCATGATTGTCGAATGGTTTGCGTCACTGTTTGGCAGATGAGGGGACAGTCCACACGTGCTGCGTATACAAAGCAGGCATGACGCCGGTACATGAACAAAACGGCGGCTCCTGAGACCGCCTAGAAGACATCCCATGCCCCGCGTATTTGATATATGGCCTGCCGCAAAACATGGAAATGAGCCAGGAGACGCCCTGTATCGGGGAATGCTCAAAGTTTCGCGCCATGCGGCCGGAATCTGGCGGCAGGCTGCAGGCAGGCCAGTGCCTCTGCTGGAACTGCGGGATATGGCTGGCCCCCCATGAATCTCACACAGACGGCGGCCAGTCCCAGGATGCAGGCGGGCCGTACTGCAACTGCTGCAACCGTATACTCTGCACACCCCGCCCAGGCCTTGAATGCACAGGCCTTGGGCATTTTAGCAGGCCAAAAGCAGAGATGCTAGAAAAAATAGTGCGGCAGCTAGCAGGCGGGGAGGGCAGAGCGTCCATTACCCGGTTTATAGATTCAGTACAGAACGATGACCTGCTTGCCATTGGGATACAGGAGCTTGGCATTCCGCTCTATGAAATGGTTGATCTGGCGTACACGTACAATCCCCCGAACAAACTCTCCATGCTGCTCGAACTAGAGACGGTGAGAAAAAAGCTAGGGCACGTGCCAGATAGGTCCGAGATGAATGAGCATTCGGCCATCTCTGTCTCTGTATACGATGGCGAGTTCCAGTCGTGGGATAGAATGCTCGAGTTGCTCGGGCATGATCCCGGGGAACAGGAAGGGCCCACGCCGCCCAAAGAGGGCCCGGAGCCCGCCGGCATGTCCGTCGACGAGATGAAATTGGCAATAAATAACGCCCTGCAAAACGAGCCGGAGATTTTGGAGCTCTTTGAAAAGCTGTCCAGGGTAGTGCCCCATTTTGACGGGGACGAGCTAGACGGCATAATACGGTCGGTGCGGCAAGACTAGGCCTCTGCACGCAGCTGCAGGTACTCTACAAGGATCTCTCTGTCTTCTTCGCCAAGGATATCGTATACCGCCTGGATGCTCCTCTTCATGTTGAGGGATCTGAGCCCTGCCAGCTGTATGGTGGTTGATTCTATCCTCTTCTGTATCACATCCCACCCGAGCCCGTCCAGGCAGTAGTGTATTACAGCTGAGACCAGGTGGCTGCAAAGCGTGTGATAGTATGTCTCGTTCATGGATTTTCCGCATGTGCATTCGGGCGGGCCGCCCATCCCGGGGCCAAGGCTTGCATATACATTCTCAAACTGCACGTACGATATCCCAGGGGGCTTTTTCTCTGTGTTGAACGGCGGGTGTACTCCCTCGTATAGTTCCGGGTGTATTTTGCGCTGGAGATTTTCAAACGTGTCATGGATGGCCACAGGTTCTGTGCGCATCCCGTCCTCAAAGTCATCCTCCGACATGGAGTATAGGGTGCGCACAAGGCCAAAATAGATGGCATTTGCCGCCTCGTAATCCTCCCCGTCAGGTAAGCGTAGGTCCACCTCCTTCATGCAGCCTATAGGAAACGCCGCTTCTTTTCCGTCTGGTATCTCCACTACAGCCAGGCCGGATTCATAGTTGAGCGACTTCACCAA
Coding sequences within it:
- a CDS encoding conserved hypothetical protein (COG1479) produces the protein MGGILNGKTRYTIPDYQRRYIWPSESVEILYEDLVLDYDESGEGYLLGPIVTKQVSPRCKEIIDGQQRLISMTLLFCTLRDCVVEKHPPPPDGRATFEKFIKSINIAIQDDKGEPLIELNNRKAREIFKKICASSDWKQKKLKHRLFSNYFELFSSVEELCSKRFKESKTYGDGITAIRELFDRLKAYTYFISVMIQHDDYTFPVFQSLNSKGQPLHQSDLIKSHLLSIANKNGKKFYDEVIGKWDQITNLPEKESKKIDELLYHTALSRECEDKTSAKEIRKNDMYKSTKYIKTPNQINDYLENLEEDAEIYKKIANPAALKTTIDRYAHILYGADQIGARYFKRAIIATHRKKIDSDAVKLLDCLVKFFFVYRTICKKDIDLLKSIAHTVTCKINQKKDLGEILCSILINDKGRQNVGYDEFAKKIRERTDNLTNNVLKYILYSIEYKLQEPRPVKNTPNLELEHILPQKPDKKDWHNAPKPDEYKNDLGNVTLIKEKFNKDIKNHGFIRKRDDVKSGYKASKLEINRLYLNNYNTWDVKQIEERRENLCKKAEEIWDLSEYTKMAEAYKEKSKRG
- a CDS encoding 3'-phosphoadenosine 5'-phosphosulfate sulfotransferase (PAPS reductase)/FAD synthetase (COG0175), with the protein product MVKQVCGISGGKDSSALAVYMRDKVPDMEYFFCDTGAELPETYAYLAKLEVVLGRKITKLNSTRSFDHYFEVFRGALPSPQMRWCTNLLKIKPLEDWLGDEEVISYVAIRADEKNRTGYVSTKPNIKTMFPFIDDGIDHAGVIKILDDAGINLPEYYKWRTRSGCYFCFFQRKAEWVGLADHHPELFKRAVAIEQKVLKDAGVAGDANFSAQGMKGSQYTWSQGETLTQLLDRRDDIMANHEKSLKKAKEKRKNVPLMDVLSDALDDDDDKTPCTVCHL
- a CDS encoding DNA mismatch repair enzyme (COG0323) is translated as MRYGGYKNPAYAIAEIIDNSFEADADKIEIFCKDKIEDSLANMVERMHEIIVTDNGTGMTKEDLWESLRFGEGTRRARRGIGRFGMGLPYSSLSQCRRVDVYSWQKPGEVLHTYLDLDEIQGKNMRDVPEPKRAKLPDILRDMSGAGSYKSGTVVVWSGLDRCSWKKSSTMIANSEKLIGRIYRRFLGSKKLDIRMISVNNSYEVSADRHLRPNDPLYQMKNSSAPPPWDREPMFQPDGEKPEEVIKVKDRDGKPQAVTLRFAFAKKEARKLSDTGDDAGRQPHGRHANFNLGVSIVREGREIGMDQNLVITYDPVERWWGAEIEFPPALDEFFGITNNKQDATTFTAMTKLYGVESHDNPAMESIIEDDKDMAHIVKRLQARIRQMRKVITIQRKGTRSSDPKRHGPDPTDKFRGRTEGGNRGTTDEQITTQDEQTRKEHIQKELDGLVATDDMNGFINDIIENKIRVVFQNASYNNPLFFDISLEGGVAIIKMNTSHSAYNNLMSIVENIPDDIEHDEAVKRLRDMWSGLRLLIASWARLEDEESNDEKRKMMGIIRTNWGEMIEHFLKR
- a CDS encoding superfamily II helicase (COG1061), which codes for MHPENRELERAITNMGIVKIQDVFLGKNCIDILHALGQETQLHALASLVLDRMSHAEMLRSKDMRSAIVMSMRQDDITRLAKRLGMDSAEDAYQSITRMSFRKNSESEQALFGFFGVPWIEHRPDEGPPDIELVKAERPLFEYQIGAVSRIKDILEHEGGRVLLHVPTGGGKTRIAMRVVADLLLENPSSLVIWLAYSEELCEQAIEEFKSAWRHTGNRDVSIYRLFGGHDTDVLGRECRSGLIVAGLSKVYRRARTNSMLLTTLADRASLVIIDEAHQAIAETYKLVLGYLVEKHDVNLVGLSATPGRTWNSPLEDRKLAEFFNEKKVTIETGTDPVSFLIKDGYLAKPNIEQIRHDGMLTNSDMERIAKSLEIPNDILDKLARDAKRNMLIIDKIKRLARDHRRIIVFAAGIRHARDISLVLHTMGHDASYVDSDTPKDVRNSLINHFREDTADTRIMCNFGVLTTGFDAPKTSAVLIARPTKSLILYSQMMGRAIRGPKMGGSKECDVVTVTDINLPGFNSIVDAFANWEDVWK